One window from the genome of Pseudoalteromonas sp. '520P1 No. 423' encodes:
- a CDS encoding transcriptional regulator: MNEFSIGSFYIDIARSKITVRDETIAVEPKVLQVLLVLAKSQGKVVSHEDILTKVWPNVYVAPNALQRCIAQLRKAFKDDAKQQRIIATHPKQGYSLVAEVNWQIKSIVPAQRVEVTEESVPLTSQTAQPKNQLRQMLNVINIRFWSLFSVAVIVFLTSFYYWQAPLNHLTIKQLIPLTTTDNQEYSPRYSPDGRYIAFERHINICENQIWAKDTQTNKEFLLTKERGLYGPPTWSPDGSQLVFSLENNCGEQQKLN; the protein is encoded by the coding sequence ATGAATGAATTTTCTATAGGCAGTTTTTATATTGATATAGCCAGATCAAAAATTACCGTTCGAGATGAGACTATTGCAGTAGAACCTAAGGTATTACAGGTTTTATTGGTTTTAGCAAAAAGCCAAGGTAAAGTGGTTAGTCATGAAGATATTTTAACAAAAGTTTGGCCTAATGTTTATGTTGCCCCTAACGCATTACAAAGATGCATAGCTCAATTACGTAAAGCCTTTAAAGATGATGCTAAACAACAACGCATAATTGCGACTCACCCGAAACAAGGTTATAGCTTAGTTGCTGAGGTAAATTGGCAAATAAAATCAATTGTTCCAGCGCAAAGGGTTGAAGTGACTGAGGAGTCAGTTCCACTTACAAGCCAAACTGCGCAGCCTAAAAATCAATTGAGGCAAATGCTGAATGTTATAAATATACGTTTTTGGTCTCTTTTCAGTGTAGCGGTAATCGTTTTTCTGACTAGCTTTTATTATTGGCAAGCGCCGTTGAATCATTTAACAATCAAACAGCTTATTCCTTTAACCACAACAGATAATCAAGAGTATTCACCGCGTTATTCTCCTGATGGGCGGTATATTGCTTTTGAGCGACATATCAATATCTGTGAAAACCAAATTTGGGCTAAAGATACTCAAACTAACAAAGAGTTCTTATTAACTAAAGAACGTGGTTTATATGGCCCCCCTACTTGGTCTCCCGACGGCAGTCAGTTAGTCTTCTCGTTAGAAAATAATTGTGGTGAGCAACAAAAATTAAATTGA